A single region of the Arthrobacter sp. zg-Y820 genome encodes:
- a CDS encoding GNAT family N-acetyltransferase, translating into MQQEAGLRSASFAPGYDGADPAVDARTANWLDAVKLGFHEQRADPARLPALVDAYQRDGRTLTAVYDDLAPEAAWDPAVPVATYATMVNTLNVGGGRLVPAHLVTAVTVRPTHRRRGILRRMITADLTGARKAGLALAALTASEATIYGRFGFGAATSTAETKVDTRGGLEFTAPPSGSVAVADSAKLKVLAPEIYRAHLAGTLGALGRQHGYWMRASGTWSEEGSEPDKALRGVIRYNTDGVPDGYAAYKSQGWGTEPHTVKVTDLIAATDEAYRELWRYLGSLDLVDRLTFNHAPVADPLPWMLADRRRYRVAGVDDVLWLRILNTQAALEARHYSGSGAIVLAVKDSLGLAGGSWHLQADGGTGTAAALDGGPAPSGTAAVEIDVDALGSLYLGGVSARTLAAAGGIRGSRDALEILDALFSAGAAPYCSTHF; encoded by the coding sequence ATGCAGCAGGAAGCCGGCCTGCGGTCCGCATCGTTCGCGCCGGGATACGACGGCGCCGATCCCGCCGTCGATGCCCGGACCGCCAACTGGCTCGACGCCGTCAAGCTCGGGTTCCACGAGCAGCGCGCCGATCCGGCGCGCCTGCCGGCGCTGGTGGACGCCTATCAGCGGGACGGCCGCACGCTCACGGCTGTCTATGACGACCTGGCGCCCGAAGCCGCCTGGGATCCGGCCGTTCCGGTGGCCACCTACGCCACCATGGTCAACACCCTGAACGTGGGCGGCGGGCGGCTGGTTCCGGCCCACCTGGTCACCGCGGTGACGGTGCGCCCCACGCACCGGCGCCGCGGCATCCTGCGCCGGATGATCACCGCCGACCTCACCGGTGCCCGGAAAGCCGGGTTGGCGCTGGCGGCGCTGACGGCGTCGGAGGCAACCATCTACGGCCGCTTCGGTTTTGGCGCTGCCACCTCCACGGCGGAAACCAAGGTCGACACCCGGGGCGGCCTGGAGTTCACGGCACCGCCCAGCGGCAGCGTCGCAGTGGCGGACAGTGCCAAGCTGAAGGTCCTGGCACCGGAAATCTACCGGGCCCATCTTGCAGGCACCCTTGGGGCCCTGGGCCGCCAGCACGGCTACTGGATGCGGGCCTCCGGCACCTGGAGCGAGGAAGGCTCCGAACCGGACAAGGCCCTGCGCGGGGTCATCCGTTACAACACCGACGGCGTTCCCGACGGCTACGCCGCGTACAAGTCCCAGGGCTGGGGGACCGAACCGCACACGGTGAAGGTCACCGACCTGATTGCCGCGACGGACGAGGCATACCGCGAACTGTGGCGCTACCTCGGCTCCCTCGATCTGGTGGACCGCCTGACCTTCAACCATGCGCCGGTGGCCGATCCGCTGCCCTGGATGCTCGCTGACCGCCGCCGGTACCGGGTCGCCGGCGTTGATGACGTCCTGTGGCTGCGGATCCTAAACACCCAGGCTGCCCTGGAAGCGCGCCATTACTCGGGCAGCGGTGCCATCGTCCTCGCCGTAAAGGATTCGCTGGGCCTGGCCGGCGGCAGCTGGCATCTGCAGGCCGACGGCGGAACGGGGACCGCCGCTGCACTGGACGGAGGGCCGGCGCCGTCGGGCACTGCGGCCGTGGAAATCGACGTCGACGCCCTGGGATCCCTGTATCTGGGCGGTGTAAGCGCGCGGACACTGGCGGCTGCGGGGGGAATACGCGGCAGCCGGGACGCGTTGGAGATCCTTGACGCCCTGTTCTCTGCGGGTGCCGCACCCTACTGCAGTACCCATTTCTGA
- a CDS encoding dihydrofolate reductase family protein: MVRTVYYVAASMDGYIADADNSQEWHRDFSGAEGQDTHFREFLDRVGALVMGAGTYGSFQAAGPESWAFGRTPTWVFTHHEFPGIAGADITFVRGDVAEFHPDIVDDAGDRDIWVVGGGNLAGQLMDQGLVDEMVLTVIPVALGSGRPLMPVTKATEPAALVASHALGQGLMQLHYDFGRR, encoded by the coding sequence ATGGTCAGGACTGTCTACTATGTTGCAGCGTCGATGGACGGTTATATTGCCGACGCGGACAACTCGCAGGAATGGCACCGTGACTTCTCCGGTGCCGAAGGCCAGGACACGCACTTTCGGGAATTCCTCGACCGTGTTGGGGCGCTGGTGATGGGTGCTGGCACCTATGGTTCCTTCCAAGCAGCCGGTCCTGAATCGTGGGCGTTCGGCCGCACTCCGACATGGGTCTTCACCCACCACGAATTTCCCGGTATTGCCGGTGCCGACATTACCTTTGTGCGCGGCGACGTCGCCGAATTCCACCCGGATATTGTTGACGACGCCGGTGACAGGGACATCTGGGTGGTCGGCGGAGGGAATCTTGCCGGCCAACTCATGGATCAGGGGCTGGTGGACGAAATGGTCCTCACCGTGATTCCTGTCGCCCTGGGCAGCGGGCGGCCGCTGATGCCGGTAACGAAAGCCACGGAACCGGCGGCTCTTGTGGCATCCCATGCCCTGGGGCAGGGCCTGATGCAGCTGCACTATGACTTCGGCCGGCGGTGA
- a CDS encoding hotdog fold thioesterase has translation MSDNFTPGNGAQSETTADYTDELNAAGIPPEMHSWLSSHGVGRLVVKLGIRFTEMSAERIVATMPVEGNEQVAGILHGGAHLVLAETLGSFGAAIHAGPSRQALGIEIGATHHRSIASGTVTGTATAIHRGQTLVTHEIVMTDEQGRRLSTARMTNMIRDVR, from the coding sequence ATGAGCGACAATTTCACGCCGGGCAACGGCGCCCAGTCCGAGACCACTGCGGACTACACCGACGAATTGAATGCTGCGGGGATCCCGCCGGAGATGCACAGCTGGCTGAGCTCCCACGGCGTCGGCCGCTTGGTGGTGAAGCTGGGCATCCGTTTCACCGAAATGTCCGCGGAACGCATTGTGGCGACGATGCCGGTGGAGGGCAACGAGCAGGTAGCCGGCATCCTTCACGGCGGAGCCCATCTGGTGCTGGCCGAAACGCTGGGCTCCTTTGGTGCCGCCATCCATGCCGGACCGTCCCGGCAGGCCCTCGGAATTGAGATCGGCGCGACCCACCATCGTTCCATTGCCTCCGGCACAGTGACGGGAACTGCCACGGCCATCCACCGCGGGCAGACCCTGGTGACGCATGAGATTGTCATGACCGATGAGCAGGGACGCCGGCTGAGCACGGCCCGGATGACCAACATGATCCGCGACGTCCGCTGA
- the polA gene encoding DNA polymerase I yields the protein MSESTKLADIQAEIPAETVLEGAVEPAPEGLGTATAGGHNRLLVIDGHSMAFRAFYALPAENFSTDTGQHTNAVYGFTSMLINLIKEEKPTHLAVAFDLDTPTFRSEEYTEYKGGRNKTPEEFHGQIDLIIKVMEAMRIPTLSLDGYEADDILATLAEKASARNWDVMIVSGDRDAFQLVDDRVTVFYPKKGVSDLPRMDAAAVEAKYLVPPDKYSDLAALVGETADNLPGVPGVGPKTAAKWIKQYGGLEGILENLDSIKGKVGDSLRANIEDVKRNRRLNRLLRDLDLPVDLDAMSARRPDREAIEELFDALQFNALRKRLFDVYGEEETASTGNELTPPEHVVITEAAALKDWIASTNQAKTAVQLVTEGAAAGRDVVGLALVTNTVAAYVPLTEIDAETEQVLAGWLADLDAPKVVHDFKEAYKALAARGLHLAGEVDDTAVSGYLIQPDRRSYDLPDLSQHHLRMSLAPAAAASNQLQLQLEEEDVASPAVLEAFAALQLSDHFAGQLVERGANQLLGGLELPLSEVLAEMELAGIAVDTNKLDRLLDDFSTTIANASSEAFSIIGKEINLGSPKQLQVVLFDELGLPKTKKIKTGYSTDADALADLIVKTGGHPFLAHLMAYRDATKLRQTVEGLRKAVSDDGRVHTTYVQTAAATGRLSSTNPNLQNIPIRSEEGRRIREVFTVGEGYETLLTADYSQVEMRIMAHLSGDEGLISAFRAGEDLHRFVGAHIFGVPPEDVTSAMRSKVKAMSYGLVYGLSSFGLSKQLAIPVDEARTLMRDYFDRFGAVRDYLRGVVEQARKDGFTSTIEGRRRYLPDLSSDNRQLREMAERAALNAPIQGSAADIIKKAMLGVDAELKAQGLKSRMLLQVHDELVLEVASGEQDAVEKLVREQMASAADLSVPLDVSVGIGVSWHEAGH from the coding sequence GTGAGTGAATCTACCAAACTGGCCGATATTCAAGCAGAAATCCCTGCCGAAACCGTACTCGAGGGGGCCGTGGAGCCGGCGCCCGAAGGTCTCGGAACCGCTACGGCGGGAGGACACAACCGGCTGCTGGTCATCGACGGCCATTCAATGGCGTTCCGCGCCTTCTACGCCCTTCCGGCCGAAAACTTCTCCACGGACACCGGCCAGCACACCAACGCCGTGTACGGATTCACCTCCATGCTGATCAACCTCATCAAGGAGGAGAAGCCAACCCATCTAGCGGTTGCCTTCGACCTTGACACCCCCACTTTCCGGTCCGAGGAGTACACGGAGTACAAGGGAGGGCGCAACAAGACCCCCGAGGAATTCCACGGGCAGATCGACCTCATCATCAAGGTGATGGAAGCCATGCGCATCCCCACGCTCTCCCTGGACGGTTACGAGGCCGACGACATCCTGGCGACGCTGGCCGAGAAGGCCTCAGCCCGGAACTGGGACGTCATGATCGTCTCCGGAGACCGGGACGCCTTCCAGCTTGTTGATGACCGGGTCACCGTCTTCTACCCCAAGAAGGGTGTCTCCGACCTGCCGCGCATGGACGCAGCGGCGGTCGAAGCGAAATACCTCGTGCCGCCGGACAAGTATTCGGACCTGGCCGCCCTGGTCGGAGAAACAGCCGACAACCTTCCCGGCGTCCCGGGCGTCGGACCCAAGACCGCCGCCAAGTGGATCAAGCAGTACGGCGGCCTCGAGGGCATCCTGGAGAACCTGGACAGCATCAAGGGCAAGGTCGGCGACTCGCTGCGCGCCAACATCGAGGACGTCAAGCGCAACCGCCGCCTGAACCGCCTGCTGCGGGACCTGGACCTGCCGGTGGACCTGGACGCCATGTCAGCGCGCCGTCCGGACCGCGAAGCCATCGAGGAACTCTTCGACGCCCTGCAGTTCAACGCGCTCCGCAAACGGCTGTTCGATGTTTACGGCGAGGAGGAGACGGCCTCCACCGGCAACGAGCTGACGCCGCCGGAACATGTCGTCATCACCGAGGCGGCAGCGCTGAAGGACTGGATCGCCTCCACCAACCAGGCCAAGACCGCCGTGCAGCTGGTCACCGAGGGCGCAGCGGCGGGGCGCGACGTCGTCGGGCTGGCCCTGGTGACCAACACCGTTGCCGCGTATGTGCCGCTGACCGAGATCGACGCCGAAACGGAGCAGGTGCTCGCCGGGTGGCTGGCGGACCTGGATGCCCCGAAGGTGGTGCATGACTTCAAGGAGGCGTACAAGGCGCTCGCCGCACGCGGCCTGCACCTGGCCGGCGAGGTGGACGACACCGCTGTGTCGGGCTACCTGATCCAGCCGGACCGGCGCAGCTACGACCTCCCGGACCTGAGCCAGCACCACCTGCGGATGTCGCTGGCACCCGCAGCCGCAGCCAGCAACCAGCTGCAGCTCCAGCTCGAGGAAGAAGACGTTGCCTCGCCCGCGGTGCTGGAGGCCTTCGCCGCCCTGCAGCTCAGCGACCACTTTGCCGGGCAGCTGGTCGAGCGAGGCGCCAACCAGCTCCTGGGCGGCCTCGAGCTGCCGCTGTCCGAGGTCCTGGCCGAAATGGAACTGGCCGGCATCGCGGTGGACACCAACAAGCTGGACCGGCTGCTTGACGACTTCAGCACCACCATCGCCAATGCCAGCAGCGAAGCCTTCAGCATCATCGGCAAGGAAATCAACCTCGGCTCGCCCAAGCAGCTGCAGGTGGTCCTCTTTGACGAACTGGGCCTGCCCAAGACCAAGAAAATCAAGACCGGCTACTCCACCGACGCAGACGCGCTCGCAGACCTGATCGTCAAGACCGGGGGACATCCCTTCCTCGCCCACCTGATGGCCTACCGTGACGCCACCAAGCTGCGGCAGACCGTGGAGGGCCTGCGCAAAGCAGTGTCCGACGACGGCCGCGTGCACACCACCTACGTCCAGACGGCCGCGGCCACCGGCCGGTTGTCCTCCACGAACCCCAACCTGCAGAACATCCCGATCCGTTCCGAAGAGGGCCGGCGCATCCGGGAAGTGTTCACCGTGGGCGAGGGCTACGAAACCCTGCTGACGGCCGACTACTCCCAGGTGGAAATGCGCATCATGGCGCACCTCTCCGGCGACGAAGGCCTCATCTCCGCGTTCCGGGCGGGCGAGGACCTGCACCGGTTCGTCGGCGCGCACATCTTCGGTGTTCCGCCAGAGGACGTCACCAGTGCCATGCGGTCCAAGGTCAAGGCCATGTCCTACGGCCTGGTCTATGGCCTGAGCTCCTTCGGCCTGTCCAAGCAGCTGGCCATTCCGGTGGACGAGGCCCGCACCCTGATGCGCGACTACTTCGACCGGTTCGGTGCGGTGCGCGACTACCTGCGCGGCGTCGTCGAGCAGGCCCGCAAGGACGGTTTCACCTCCACCATCGAAGGCCGCCGCCGCTACCTGCCGGACCTCTCCAGCGACAACCGGCAGCTGCGCGAAATGGCCGAGCGCGCGGCCCTGAACGCTCCGATCCAGGGTTCCGCCGCCGACATCATCAAAAAGGCGATGCTGGGCGTGGACGCCGAGCTGAAGGCGCAGGGCCTGAAATCCCGCATGCTGCTGCAGGTCCATGATGAACTGGTGCTCGAAGTCGCCTCCGGGGAACAGGACGCGGTGGAAAAGCTGGTGCGCGAACAGATGGCCTCCGCCGCTGACCTGTCGGTTCCCCTGGACGTCTCGGTCGGCATCGGCGTCAGCTGGCACGAGGCCGGCCACTAA
- the rpsA gene encoding 30S ribosomal protein S1, translating to MTITTTEKSGTPQVAINDIGTAEDFLAAIDATIKYFNDGDLVEGTVVKVDRDEVLLDIGYKTEGVIPSRELSIKHDVDPGDVVSVGDLVEALVLTKEDKEGRLILSKKRAQYERAWGDIEKVKEEDGVVTGTVIEVVKGGLILDIGLRGFLPASLVEMRRVRDLAPYIGQQIEAKIIELDKNRNNVVLSRRAWLEQTQSEVRSTFLNKLEKGQVRPGVVSSIVNFGAFVDLGGVDGLVHVSELSWKHIDHPSEVVEVGQEVTVEVLEVDLDRERVSLSLKATQEDPWQTFARTHALGQVVPGKVTKLVPFGAFVRVEDGIEGLVHISELAVRHVELAEQVVSVGDELFVKVIDIDLERRRISLSLKQANEGVDPEGTEFDPALYGMAAEYDEAGNYKYPEGFDPESNEWLEGYETQRAAWEQQYADAQARWESHKKQVAQHASEDIAAASDTSESASTSYSSEPAVAETGAGTLASDEALAALREKLTGN from the coding sequence ATGACCATCACCACCACCGAGAAGTCCGGTACCCCGCAGGTCGCTATCAACGACATCGGTACTGCCGAGGACTTCCTCGCCGCCATTGACGCAACGATCAAGTACTTCAACGACGGCGATCTCGTCGAAGGTACCGTCGTCAAGGTTGACCGCGACGAGGTCCTGCTCGACATCGGTTACAAGACCGAGGGTGTCATCCCTTCCCGTGAGCTTTCCATCAAGCACGACGTTGATCCCGGAGACGTAGTTTCCGTCGGCGATCTGGTCGAAGCTTTGGTTCTCACCAAGGAAGACAAAGAAGGCCGCCTGATTCTCTCCAAGAAGCGCGCACAGTACGAGCGCGCCTGGGGCGACATCGAGAAGGTCAAGGAAGAAGACGGCGTCGTTACCGGTACCGTCATCGAGGTTGTCAAGGGTGGTCTCATCCTGGACATCGGCCTGCGCGGCTTCCTGCCGGCCTCCCTCGTCGAGATGCGTCGTGTCCGCGACCTGGCTCCGTACATCGGCCAGCAGATCGAAGCCAAGATCATCGAACTGGACAAGAACCGCAACAACGTTGTTCTGTCCCGCCGTGCCTGGCTCGAGCAGACGCAGTCCGAGGTTCGCTCCACGTTCCTCAACAAGCTGGAAAAGGGCCAGGTTCGCCCGGGCGTTGTTTCCTCCATCGTCAACTTCGGTGCATTCGTGGACCTTGGCGGCGTAGACGGTCTCGTCCACGTTTCCGAGCTCTCCTGGAAGCACATCGACCACCCCTCCGAGGTCGTTGAAGTTGGCCAGGAAGTCACCGTTGAGGTTCTGGAAGTTGACCTCGACCGCGAGCGTGTCTCCCTGTCGCTGAAGGCTACGCAGGAAGATCCGTGGCAGACCTTCGCCCGCACCCACGCCCTGGGCCAGGTTGTGCCGGGTAAGGTCACCAAGCTGGTTCCGTTCGGTGCGTTCGTTCGCGTCGAAGACGGCATCGAAGGCCTGGTCCACATCTCCGAGCTGGCAGTCCGCCACGTAGAGCTGGCCGAGCAGGTTGTCTCCGTTGGTGACGAACTGTTCGTCAAGGTCATCGACATCGACCTCGAGCGTCGCCGCATCTCCCTGTCGCTCAAGCAGGCCAACGAGGGCGTCGACCCCGAGGGCACCGAGTTCGACCCGGCTCTGTACGGCATGGCCGCAGAGTACGACGAAGCCGGCAACTACAAGTACCCGGAGGGCTTCGACCCCGAGTCCAACGAATGGCTCGAAGGCTACGAGACCCAGCGCGCCGCTTGGGAGCAGCAGTACGCTGACGCCCAGGCTCGTTGGGAGTCCCACAAGAAGCAGGTTGCACAGCACGCTTCTGAGGACATCGCAGCTGCTTCGGACACGTCCGAGTCCGCCTCCACGAGCTACTCCTCCGAGCCGGCCGTTGCTGAGACGGGTGCCGGCACGCTGGCTTCCGACGAAGCACTTGCCGCTCTGCGCGAGAAGCTCACGGGCAACTAA